Part of the Ictalurus furcatus strain D&B chromosome 19, Billie_1.0, whole genome shotgun sequence genome, GTGGAACAATTGTGATatataataatagcaatgataTATAGTAATGACaataaataatatgtttaataaatagtattatttattaacgaTATTGAAAATAACTTACAATTAACTTGtaacataattaaaaataatttaaaatcaaattaataaaattaataatacagtGCAAGTTATGGTAGTGTAACTCACCTTTTTCAGTACATAATTTCATAATTTCCTATGGCAAACTGCACATACAGTTGTGCATCTGTGCAACAAATCGGCTGCAAACATGAATTTTATCCCTACAAACAGCACCTAATAAAATGACCAATGATAGTTGTTGCAAAGAAAGTGTACCAAGTAAACACAAAGCTCACTGTACATGCTTGTGCCCTTGTTTTCTTCAGGCTTTTGGAAGACTGCTATGGCATCCGTGATCCTTTCACTCCAGACAGGGACAAATTCCTTATATTGGGCTCCAAGTGCAGTTTGTGTAAGAAGACTGTATGTGTTGGCACGGTATGCTCTAAATAGCTTATTTCATTGACATGTATACTGAATATGTTCTGTCTGTTCTAATTGTATTGCACACGGAGGTGTTATAATGATCACTGCCGTTTTAAGATTTGTTTCAGTATTGTTGCGAAGAAAACGTGAGGAAAAATCTCATCTCATCAATAGCATTCATTCAGAAAGACACCTTGACATTTttgcatgtgtatatgttttATTCAGGACTGCAGCATCTTCTACACCAAACGCTTCTGCTTACCGTGTGTGAGGGAACACTTGGAGCAGTTTCCAGAGCAGATTCGAATAgaactaaagaagaaaaaaacagcttggaaaagttaacatcaaGCAGAGACGCTCAAATATGCTGTGGAAAGAAGACATTTTGGACataatagtctttttttttttttttttttaatacatggcACAGTGTGAATTCTGGCCTGTTTACTAGCCATTCTGTCTCATAAATGAGGAACCTGCCGAAAAGGGGATCCTTCTTGGGAATTCAAAAGCCTGATTTGATTCATGAATCCTAACTTCAGAAATTGTAACTGAATTGTCCTGGATTCCCATTGAGGATGCCTCAGGAAATTACCGTATGCTTGAGCAACATCCAGAACACACCGGAACTTCACATGCCATTCCTGTGTATGTTTTGATGaacaatgaacaaatgaaatgaagaaTGGACTCTGTTGTCACTGCAGGAAACAAGGAATTATAAGCACTAACTATCAGAATATACAGCGGAGGATGCTTTGAAATGAACCCATTACTAAGAGACTGCTATCAAGCAACCTGTATATTGCATAGTAATAAAAGTTGATATAagaaattaattatatttagtGTGTGCCTTGTTCTGTTCGATGTAAAAATTTAGTTGTGTGCCTTGAgaattatatataatgttgaatttcatattaatgagaaattcttttgtttaaagatcttttttttttcctttagtactgcccttccgaagctacataagatatttagatgtttcccagaagacaaaataataacaatttacaccgatcatcctgttcaaaaattTACACCCCCCtagctcttaatgtatcgtgttgccttcttgagcatcggtgaatgtttgcaccttgtgtaatagttatgtacgagtccctcagttgtcctcagtgtgaaaagatggatctcaacatcatatagtcactgttggaaaggggtcaaatatgcagaagatgctggaaaagcaaagaatgtgcaggacctggaggatttttctgaagaatagtgggcagtttaactgctcaggacaaacaagggactcaagAACAGCTAtcacagaacataaaaacagttgttgattatccagtattaataatcaagcgtttgtaaacttttgaactggttcatttgtgtaaattcagttattgttgtgtcttgtggactatatgtaaacatctgctatgtgaaatagtttattcagggcagtactaaattaaaaataaacaaattgcaatttttatgattcctcttatttaaaaaacaaataaataaaaaaaagattaacattttacagattcCGCAAGGCGTATGTAACCTTACAACCTCAACTGTGTAAGTAACAGCAAATATTAGACTCCAGAATGCAATTCAGCAATACAATGCAGTTGTGAGTTATGGCAGAGATTCATCTCAGCTAGTTAGCTATCCACGCGATGACAAACATGATGCCATTGATGGAGTTACTAGCATGAaatttgaagctttggaagctgatctgtttgatgTGTTTTGGCATTAGTGATGCTATTTAAATAGTTGGGCAAATAGACATGGCTAGTTGTCAGGTGTATATTGACCACCCAGTGTGTATCATGTGTCTCAGTTTTTGTTAAATCTGAAAATGACAGTAGGCCAAACTTTTTTGACTGCAAAACAATTCAGCACAGATTTATCAAGTCTTAGTCAGTGTTCTTTTTGACCACTAGTTGTCAGTAGAAGCATTTGTGTTCACTTTTTGGTGACCGTAAACTTGACCTCACTTTGCAGCAGTGAGGTGGAGACGACGAGTACAGAAACCCTTATTTACAGAatgcaaaggaaagaaaatgctGTCATCATGTCATAGAAAGGCgtctaaacaaaaacacatacatatgATTTAggctgttttgatttgtttcttG contains:
- the cdpf1 gene encoding cysteine-rich DPF motif domain-containing protein 1, coding for MDATAEAPTGTFTCELCELSTDYTFYGRKPPNTRAIGLLEDCYGIRDPFTPDRDKFLILGSKCSLCKKTVCVGTDCSIFYTKRFCLPCVREHLEQFPEQIRIELKKKKTAWKS